One part of the Musa acuminata AAA Group cultivar baxijiao chromosome BXJ1-5, Cavendish_Baxijiao_AAA, whole genome shotgun sequence genome encodes these proteins:
- the LOC135673332 gene encoding S-formylglutathione hydrolase-like, with protein sequence MDAGTGAGFYLNAKEEKWKNWRMYDYVVKELPKVLSENFEQLDTSRASISGHSMGGHGALTIYLKNLEKYKAVSAFAPITNPTNCPWGQKAFSNYLGSDKSDWQEYDATLLIEKCSKISTPILIDQGEDDKFLHDQLLPHNFEDACKGANAPLVLRMQPGYDHSYYFISTFIDDHIHHHAKALKCA encoded by the exons GTGCTGGATTTTATCTAAATGCTAAGGAAGAGAAGTGGAAAAATTGGCGTATGTATGACTATGTCGTTAAGGAGCTACCAAAAGTCCTCAGTGAAAATTTTGAACAACTTGATACATCAAGGGCATCAATTTCTGGGCATTCAATGGGTGGCCATGGTGCGCTGACCATTTACTTGAAAAACCTTGAAAAATATAAG GCAGTTTCTGCTTTTGCACCTATCACCAATCCCACAAACTGCCCATGGGGCCAGAAGGCCTTTTCAAACTATTTGGGCAGCGATAAATCTGACTGGCAG GAATATGATGCCACCTTGTTAATTGAAAAGTGCAGCAAAATTTCGACTCCTATATTAATTGACCAG GGAGAGGATGACAAGTTCCTTCACGATCAGCTGTTGCCCCACAACTTCGAGGATGCCTGCAAGGGTGCAAATGCCCCGCTGGTGCTTCGGATGCAACCTGGCTATGACCATTCCTACTACTTCATTTCGACCTTCATCGACGATCACATCCACCACCATGCCAAAGCTCTTAAATGTGCTTGA